The sequence ACACTGCAAAGCGCACTTCTCCATGCGGTGACATGCAATCCGCTCTGCCGGCTGCATCTCGGCAAGCGCATAGAAAACGCCACCGCCGACATCATTGCCGCAACCACCTTCCGCGATCACGATCTGATCGTTGGCGCCGATGGCGTCTGGTCGGCGGCCCGCTTTGCCGTTCCTGCCGCGCCGACAGCCACCTTTTCCGGCAATATCGCCTGGCGTTTCACGGTCACCGAAAACAATGTTCCGTCCGCCATCAACAAAAGCGCCGTTACCGCCTATCTCGGCTCCCGCGGCCATATCGTCGCTTATCCGCTCAAGGAAGTCGGCGGTTTCAACATCGTCGCCATTGCACTGGGCGCCGATCCCGGCGCCACCTGGCGCGCCGAATCGAGCGGACGGCAGAAATCCATGCTGCTCGAACAGTTTCGCGGCTGGAGCCCGGATTTGCTGCGGCTGCTGGAAAAAGCCGAAGATCCAACGTTCTGGCCGCTCTATCAGGCCGGCCCGGGGCGCTGGCATAATGGCCGTGACACGGTGCTGATCGGCGACGCGGCGCACGCCATGATGCCCTTTGCCGCCCAGGGCGCGGCCATGGCGATAGAGGATGCCTTCGAACTCGCCGGCGTGCTTGCCGCAGAGCCCCTGCCCGTGCCGCAGGCCCTTGCCGCTTTCGAGGCCTTGCGCCTCCCGCGCATAGAAAAGGCCCGCAAACGGGCCTCTCTCAATCGTTTTGCCTATCACGCCACAGGCCCGGTCCGAATTGCGCGGGACTTCGTGTTTTCAACGCGTCCCGCCAGTGCCTTCCTGAGCGACTTCGACTGGCTTTATGGCTATCACGCCAGGGGCTGATGGCTAAGGTCAGATGCCGGCTGCGGCCGCAAAGCCGGCCTCGAGGTCTTTCTTCAGATCAGCGACATCCTCAAGCCCGATCTGAAGACGGATGACCGGCCCTTCGGAGGGACCTTTGGCAATCGTCCTGTCGATGAGCGAGACCGCCACGGCAAGCGATTCGTATCCGCCCCAGGAATAACCGAGCCCGAAGAAGGTCAGCGCATCGAGAAAGGCCGCCGCCGCCTGCTTGTATTTGCCCTCTTCCGCCTTCAATACGAAGGAGAAGACACCGCTCGCGCCCTTGAAATCACGCTTCCAGAGTTCGTGACCGGCAAAGCTCGGCAGGGCCGGATGCAACACGCGCACCACATCGTTGCGGCCTTCCAGCCATTGAGCGATATCGAGCGCGCTTTTCTGATGGTGTTCCAGCCTGATTCCCATGGTGCGCATGCCGCGCAGGATCTGGTAGGCATCATCGGAGGTGACGCAGATGCCAAGATTGGTATTGGCCTGATAAAGCGCCTTCCAGTGTTTTTCATTGGCCGAGACGAACCCCATCAGCACATCGGAATGCCCCGAGGGATATTTGGTGGCGGCGTGAATGGAAATATCGACGCCGAAATCGAGCGGCTTGAAATAAAGCGGCGTCGCCCAGGTATTGTCCATCGTGACCACACAGTCATGCCTGTGGGCGATCTCCGTGATTACCCGGACATCCTGGATCTCGAACGTATTGGAACCCGGCGCTTCCAGATGCACGAGTTTCGTATTCGGCCGGATCAGCGCTTCGATGCCAGCCCCGATCGCGGGATCGTAATATTCGATCTCCACACCGAGCTTCTTCAGCATCGTGTTGCAGAAGCGGCGTGTGGGGAAATAGACGGAATCGACGACAAGCGCATGATCGCCCGCACCGAGATAGGCAAGGAACGGCACGGTGATCGCCGCAAGCCCCGAGGGCACGAGGATAGTTCCGAAAGAACCTTCCAGCTCGTTGACGAGGTTGCACAGCGCATCGGTCGTCGGCGTGCCGTGAGTGCCATAGGTGTATTTCTGGTTTTCTGTCGAAAGCGTCTCCGCATCCGGGAAAAGGACGGTAGAGCC comes from Rhizobium rhizogenes and encodes:
- a CDS encoding FAD-dependent monooxygenase, producing the protein MPIKSVAIVGAGIAGLTAALSFARHGIGCDIIEQAGELTEVGAGLQLSPNAARILATLDVLPEIEARWTEPVSVDLTSGKSLATLLSLPMGTVARTRWGAPYGVLHRSTLQSALLHAVTCNPLCRLHLGKRIENATADIIAATTFRDHDLIVGADGVWSAARFAVPAAPTATFSGNIAWRFTVTENNVPSAINKSAVTAYLGSRGHIVAYPLKEVGGFNIVAIALGADPGATWRAESSGRQKSMLLEQFRGWSPDLLRLLEKAEDPTFWPLYQAGPGRWHNGRDTVLIGDAAHAMMPFAAQGAAMAIEDAFELAGVLAAEPLPVPQALAAFEALRLPRIEKARKRASLNRFAYHATGPVRIARDFVFSTRPASAFLSDFDWLYGYHARG
- a CDS encoding cystathionine beta-lyase gives rise to the protein MTKTNDLLSAAGVNTRLTHGGNDPADCFGFVNPPIVRGSTVLFPDAETLSTENQKYTYGTHGTPTTDALCNLVNELEGSFGTILVPSGLAAITVPFLAYLGAGDHALVVDSVYFPTRRFCNTMLKKLGVEIEYYDPAIGAGIEALIRPNTKLVHLEAPGSNTFEIQDVRVITEIAHRHDCVVTMDNTWATPLYFKPLDFGVDISIHAATKYPSGHSDVLMGFVSANEKHWKALYQANTNLGICVTSDDAYQILRGMRTMGIRLEHHQKSALDIAQWLEGRNDVVRVLHPALPSFAGHELWKRDFKGASGVFSFVLKAEEGKYKQAAAAFLDALTFFGLGYSWGGYESLAVAVSLIDRTIAKGPSEGPVIRLQIGLEDVADLKKDLEAGFAAAAGI